A single Corticium candelabrum chromosome 12, ooCorCand1.1, whole genome shotgun sequence DNA region contains:
- the LOC134188187 gene encoding uncharacterized protein LOC134188187, whose product MSDRSASGAAIHTASGARLDFSSPSKQPISRSSRMGREFDCVPVFQRQRLPASRSPRSCQSKARTLRYPSVALLSFDFIALVIITVTVTTHSYGTLHAAKQMRSISVRHTSIVDKSASNLRHNGGTEDRSPSAPNLYYNQREEKSPSFNSKFSLWQQQVGCEGKKPLLTCKRHKGRSVYVALADDRFAQISKYLYNKSCALVGSSSLLLNRSYGSDIDSRDLVVRINDAPIRGYENYVKSRTADVIFISADAGIATMQPE is encoded by the exons ATGAGTGATagaagcgcatccggggctgcaatccacactgcgtctggggcgaggctagacTTCAGCTCTCCATCAAAGCAACCAATCTCCCGCTCATCCAGAATGGGAAGAGAGTTCGATTGCGTTCCAGTCTTCCAGCGGCAGCGTCTTCCAGCCTCTAGATCTCCCAGAAGCTGTCAATCGAAGGCTAGAACGCTTCGGTATCCTTCTGTGGCTTTGCTGTCTTTCGACTTCATAGCACTGGTCATCATCACAGTAACTGTTACGACTCATAGCTATGGCACTCTACACGCGGCCAAGCAGATGAGATCGATATCAGTACGTCATACATCTATAGTAGACAAATCGGCATCAAATCTTCGCCACAACGGCGGAACTGAGGACAGGTCGCCTTCTGCACCGAATCTCTATTACAATCAACGTGAGGAGAAGTCGCCTTCGTTTAACAGCAAATTCTCGCTATGGCAACAGCAAGTGGGATGTGAGGGCAAGAAGCCTCTCCTAACATGTAAACGTCACAAGGGGCGTTCAGTGTACGTTGCGCTAGCTGACGACAGGTTCGCTCAAATCAGCAAATATTTGTACAACAAATCGTGCGCTCTTGTCGGTTCATCGTCTCTGCTGCTCAATCGATCGTACGGAAGTGACATCGACAGTCGTGATCTTGTTGTACGAATCAATGATGCTCCAATCAGAGGATATGAGAACTATGTAAAAAGTCGAACAGCCGATGTGATATTTATCAGTGCAG ATGCTGGCATCGCTACAATGCAGCCGGAGTGA